The Euphorbia lathyris chromosome 3, ddEupLath1.1, whole genome shotgun sequence genome contains a region encoding:
- the LOC136223674 gene encoding phloretin 4'-O-glucosyltransferase-like: MENKEKKPHVLLVIFPGQGHINPALQVAKRLLSMGIHVTFSTSLGAERTMSKTCIPPSLSFASFSDGNDDAFKPVKNFEDYIPSLRIHGSESIREIINNSSFTCVAYSLLLPWVAMVAREFNLPSVLFWSQAATVFNIYYHYFNGFSDELEKNISDSSFLFRFPGLPPLSSRDLPSFFSPSDTNKYAFSVLEEHLQMLDGEMNPTILVNTLDALESEALNSISKYKLLGIGPLVPCGSDASVGGDLFKCPTSLFYIDWLNSKAEASVIYISFGSITQVSERQMEEMRRALIESGHPFLWVIREKSMEKVEENGVIVPWCNQLEVLSNPGIGCFISHCGWNSTTESLSCGVPVVAFPQWTDQLTNAKLLQDCWKTGVRVNPNEDEMVEAQEIKRCLNMVMGNEEMRENAIKWKVSATNAFKEGGSSHKNLQDFANSLFHNF; the protein is encoded by the coding sequence atggaaaataaagaaaagaagcCTCATGTACTGCTGGTAATATTCCCAGGTCAGGGACACATCAACCCCGCTCTTCAAGTAGCAAAGCGCCTCCTTTCCATGGGAATCCATGTGACCTTTTCCACCAGTCTCGGCGCGGAACGAACCATGTCCAAAACCTGTATTCCTCCTTCCTTATCTTTTGCTTCCTTCTCCGATGGTAACGATGATGCTTTCAAACCTGTCAAAAATTTTGAAGATTACATACCCAGTCTGAGGATTCACGGCTCTGAAAGTATCCGTGAAATCataaataattcttcattcacTTGTGTTGCttactctcttcttcttccttgggTTGCTATGGTGGCTCGGGAATTCAACCTCCCATCCGTGCTTTTCTGGTCTCAAGCTGCTACTGTTTTCAACATCTATTACCATTACTTCAATGGTTTTAGCGATGAACTAGAGAAGAATATCAGTGATTCTTCTTTCTTGTTTCGTTTCCCTGGATTGCCGCCTTTATCTAGCCGTGATCTTCCTTCCTTTTTCAGTCCTTCTGATACCAACAAATATGCTTTTTCAGTCCTAGAAGAACATCTCCAGATGCTTGATGGAGAAATGAATCCAACAATTCTTGTCAACACCTTGGACGCATTAGAATCGGAGGCCTTGAACTCCATCAGCAAGTACAAATTGCTGGGAATTGGGCCTTTGGTTCCTTGTGGTTCTGATGCTTCAGTAGGAGGTGATCTTTTCAAATGCCCAACTTCCCTGTTTTACATTGATTGGCTTAACTCAAAGGCTGAGGCTTCAGTTATTTACATATCTTTTGGAAGCATCACACAAGTATCGGAGAGGCAAATGGAAGAGATGAGGAGAGCATTAATAGAGAGTGGGCATCCATTCTTGTGGGTTATAAGAGAGAAATCCATGGAAAAAGTAGAAGAAAATGGAGTCATAGTACCATGGTGCAATCAATTAGAGGTGCTATCAAATCCAGGAATAGGTTGTTTTATTAGTCATTGTGGTTGGAATTCCACAACAGAGAGCTTGTCTTGTGGAGTCCCTGTGGTGGCATTTCCGCAATGGACTGATCAGTTAACAAATGCTAAGCTGCTACAAGATTGTTGGAAAACTGGTGTTAGAGTTAATCCTAATGAAGATGAGATGGTTGAGGCTCAAGAGATTAAGAGATGTCTCAATATGGTGATGGGAAATGAAGAGATGAGAGAGAATGCCATCAAATGGAAGGTTTCAGCAACAAATGCTTTTAAGGAAGGTGGTTCTTCTCACAAAAATCTTCAAGATTTTGCCAACTCATTGTTTCACAATTTTTAG